One segment of Pseudoalteromonas rubra DNA contains the following:
- a CDS encoding non-ribosomal peptide synthetase, with product MNTQAIIDQLTHNQILLSVNGDRLAVEAKKGALTAELASLIRDNKPALMEYLSQQQAPLAVANPIQPVVREAGKSYPLSSAQKRFWFIDQLRGGSSDYHMPLAFTLTDAVSMAHLESALNHVLKKHEILRSRYVLAADGATEQQLSDESISIRYHDSASCDEQTFKADIQACIAAPFALDSDLMIRVDHFRTPDALHADALLIINIHHIACDAWSLDILKQDLMTAYMQLQGGMQPQAELPLQYLDYASWQQDWLNGEQCVQQTDYWRNKLAGMAQLHSLPLDHARQADKANFGKLYSEALPAEQVPVLHCIAREYKLTPFMLLHSALALALSQYGQYQDVVMGTTISNRDSEQLHPMIGCFLNRLVLRLDTDRAQSLSDYLKQVARTHIEAQNNQLLPFDNLVEALDINRAANYSPLFQIQFTLGSELGELSSQDAALLSNAGFAGFELSKETVVVRGDLDIHARISEQNMVIDWSYDNELFDTQTIATLSSLFQQICRNLTQAYQQQTITTACVADVMFNQPQTLYTQAGECRLDDATGLIERFEQQAALTPDAIAVHSDTEQLSYAQLNAQAAKLADCLQEQGVEPGDLVGVCMPRSACLMVSLLGVLKAGAAYIPFEPSNTKARNQQIIADAALEWVIVSDALAARVPDAGVDLLLLEQDVTDANWLSGYDSDFGTETVAHDSPAYVIYTSGSTGTPKGVEISHRALMDYLNFALKGYYADHLNGSLLVTSHGFDIGVPSLYLPLLSGGSVQLLDNQELLPALSKALNKADEPRLVRMTPHHVEGILALQEAPLAGVQHVFVIGGERFERDVALALQTQFPDSQVFNHYGPSEATVGCVMYDISANQADLPAELPIGRAMDNTYAYVLDAQLNALPQGARGELFVGGPCLATGYVNNPTLSAERFIENPFYDPSDATSPARLYRTGDQVRYQNSGELMFLGRIDEQVKIRGFRVELGDISSQLQQITGVESAEVLCKALATGPELVAYIKAQDSAQLGALLSDCERLLGEQLPAYMVPAHFVGLQNWPLTANGKLDKKALPDPQEKAAAQHVAPRTATEQQLVELWSSLLKLTPEQISVDSSFFKLGGHSLLSVRLVAAIKQAFGVEFSISELFEHASIASQAQQVEHKQAQGGSTAQRIEVQARPQDGRMAASFAQQRLWFIDRLQGGSAQYNMPAAFEVSGELDLDAVEAALNTIVARHEVLRSSYSEVQGEIYQQAQAPYDCQVERFDLSTLEASAQAEALEQNLITFSQHAFVLQEAQMLSARYLILSDQSGVLALNMPHIVSDGWSMQLLVKEFTALYTAHLSGQHAQLAPLPIQYADYAHWQRNWLAGDAGVSQLDYWKKQLDGVPTVHGLPIQGRRGEMKNHTGESLEMTLSQSVSRRLTELASTLEITPFMLLHGALAIVLSRHSNSHDIVIGTPVANRQHADLTSLIGFFVNSLVLRLNTSDKTLAAFFEHVKQTHIAAQENQDIPFEQLVEHLDIETNTSQSPLFQIMLLTDNDYGLDAPKAQSTRLGDAQLKPIEDPQVTVKFDLDIFMSVNEHGGKLKINFDNHLFSAQYIDSLMSHLANTLTNLAQADITQQSVARLPMLSEQQSQELIFGRNQTQRSYDDEACINSIFERHVAAQPDAPALQFGESVLSYQALNERAEQLASYLVAQHQIVPDTIVGLCMERSADMIIAMLAILKAGGAYLPLDPDYPIERLEYMVDDAKVAQILSYGRGVEVTDALCQDRDIANLNVSNLSEAAASDEQPLGILKSNHSLAYVIYTSGSTGRPKGVGLSHKGAVNLAANQQVLFDITPASRVLQFASISFDAATWDWVMALLNGATLVICDEQARTEGGKLGEVLKQQAITHATLPPALLSTMALQTDLALQCLIVAGEACEEQVVERWRRHYRFFNAYGPSETSVCATVGEITDNSIHIGRPLYNVQTLILDEHQSLVPFGCAGELYVGGDGLARGYLNQPQLTAERFIDNPFYDASVPGSSERLYRTGDLVRYQADGNLAFIGRTDDQIKIRGFRVELGEVAQQLSQQTGVESALVVAKTGAIGTYLVAYLQPAQAVSELSDNEFTQGALAELASQVPDYMVPKLGVVVAEWPLTANGKINKKALPEADTMALQGEYVAPACETERAICQIWAELLDMAPETISTTANFFHLGGHSLLSVRLAAGLREQLGVELPVKTLFNAATVAEQAEEIMARRGQAVREGVKALPRITIQDEQLGQYSALPQSFAQQRLWFIDQLHSDSVQYNMPAAFEVEGELELAVVEAALQTIIARHEVLRTVYRDGEHGAEQLILDEAQFSLSYEDIRMYNPAQQQQAIAGAMAQLLSQPFDLTKDVMVRAGYLHTSQSSGVLLFNMHHIASDGWSMQVLVKEFVALYQAYSQGHGNPLAPLTIQYADYAQWQRAYLSEAVLEQQLGYWQQQLADVPPVHSLPLDHPRPEVKQHQGAQVTGSLSKEIAQGLAALAKAEGLTPFMLLHGALSLLLSRHSNAQNIVIGTPVANRTQAELEPLIGFFVNTLVLNVNTDQATLAEYLAHVKSVHLDAQSNQDVPFEQLVEQLNVPRSTAHTPLFQVMLRTQTDYGLNTGMDESVLSLGDAQLSPLAEDSVVAKFDLDVHMALSESGVDICWTYDTALFSAARIETLNRHLGELLSVLTASEPQEVLTRGPGTLNMLSQAERQELLVSLNQTEQDYDTQLCIHTLFEQQAQQQPQAMALTGPQRTLSYEALNTLSNQFAHHLIDEYGIAPGQRVGICVERSEYILVTMLAVLKAGAAYVPFDHHNTLHRNQQIIDDAQLDVVFTDPERIATLPQSCARLEVAALEALLSGQGKRDNPQQTVSAGDLAYVIYTSGTTGKPKGVQLRHSNVCDYLQSVQHRYYTQPQSSLLVTSYAFDISVPSLFLPLISGTSVNILAGEARFESMKHELQEQSYLLRMTPHHGKALVAFMGEEVCQLTHTFVIGGEAFPLELYDQLQAKFPNSVIYNHYGPTEATVGAIALNVTAQRDQIGATMPIGRPLPNTKVYILNKELGLVPKGAMGELYIAGPSVSKGYLNRDELTQKSFVVNPFEDENSQYNLMYKTGDLARYIGEDYLEYCGRVDEQIKIRGFRIEVGDIESQLLQLPEVDSAVVQAKELAGQLQLVAYVKFDLMHEIKFASSESQLQDNERKLAAIKRSLAGQLPEYMLPSQYLVMTDWPLSANGKLDKKALPEPSLTELSSVAVQPVSETEVRLVQIWSEVLQTSEEHISVVESFFSLGGNSLSLMLLLNKLRSEFGAALQLRELYQSSDIQSMAKRIEHLLWMEQDDDDEYEGELLVL from the coding sequence ATGAACACACAAGCAATTATCGATCAATTAACTCACAACCAAATCCTACTTTCTGTTAATGGTGACCGTCTTGCGGTGGAGGCCAAAAAGGGCGCATTGACCGCTGAGCTGGCTAGCTTGATCCGTGACAATAAGCCGGCATTGATGGAGTATTTGTCACAGCAGCAAGCGCCCCTAGCGGTTGCGAACCCGATTCAGCCTGTGGTGCGTGAAGCCGGGAAAAGCTACCCTTTGTCTTCTGCACAAAAACGTTTCTGGTTTATTGACCAGCTGCGCGGTGGTTCCAGTGATTACCATATGCCGCTGGCATTCACCCTGACCGATGCTGTGTCTATGGCACATCTTGAGAGCGCGCTTAATCATGTGTTGAAAAAGCATGAAATCTTGCGCAGTCGTTATGTGTTGGCCGCCGATGGTGCCACTGAGCAGCAACTGAGCGACGAGTCGATCAGCATTCGCTATCACGACAGTGCCAGCTGCGATGAACAGACGTTTAAAGCTGACATCCAGGCCTGCATTGCGGCCCCCTTTGCACTGGACAGCGACCTGATGATCCGTGTTGATCATTTCCGCACCCCTGACGCACTGCACGCAGATGCCTTGCTCATTATCAATATTCACCATATTGCTTGTGACGCCTGGTCTTTAGATATTCTGAAACAAGATTTGATGACCGCATATATGCAGTTGCAAGGGGGTATGCAGCCTCAGGCTGAGTTGCCTCTGCAGTACCTGGATTACGCCAGCTGGCAACAGGACTGGCTGAACGGTGAGCAATGTGTACAACAAACCGATTACTGGCGCAATAAACTGGCGGGTATGGCGCAATTACACAGTCTGCCGCTGGATCATGCGCGTCAGGCAGATAAAGCCAACTTTGGTAAGTTATACAGTGAAGCGCTGCCTGCTGAGCAGGTACCCGTGTTGCACTGCATTGCCAGGGAATACAAGTTAACGCCCTTTATGCTGCTACACAGTGCGCTGGCACTGGCGCTCTCTCAGTATGGCCAGTATCAGGATGTGGTAATGGGCACCACGATCTCCAACCGTGACAGCGAACAATTACATCCTATGATTGGGTGCTTCCTGAATCGACTGGTACTGCGTTTGGATACCGACAGAGCACAGTCGCTGTCTGATTATCTGAAGCAGGTTGCGCGCACGCATATAGAGGCGCAGAACAATCAGTTACTGCCGTTTGATAATCTGGTTGAAGCGCTGGATATCAACCGAGCTGCTAATTACAGCCCGTTGTTCCAGATCCAGTTTACACTGGGCTCTGAGCTGGGCGAACTCTCAAGCCAGGATGCCGCTTTGCTGAGCAATGCCGGATTTGCAGGCTTTGAGCTGAGTAAAGAGACAGTCGTGGTGCGTGGCGACCTGGATATTCATGCCCGTATATCTGAGCAGAACATGGTCATTGACTGGTCCTATGACAACGAATTATTCGATACCCAAACCATTGCCACGCTGAGCAGTTTGTTTCAGCAGATCTGCCGTAATCTGACCCAGGCATATCAGCAACAAACCATCACGACAGCCTGTGTTGCCGATGTGATGTTTAATCAGCCTCAGACTTTATATACCCAGGCGGGTGAGTGTCGTCTGGATGATGCCACAGGCCTGATTGAGCGATTTGAGCAGCAGGCTGCACTGACACCGGATGCGATTGCCGTACACAGTGACACCGAACAGCTTAGCTATGCGCAGCTTAATGCGCAGGCGGCTAAACTGGCTGACTGTTTGCAGGAGCAGGGCGTTGAGCCCGGCGATCTGGTGGGCGTGTGCATGCCACGCAGTGCCTGCCTGATGGTGAGCTTACTGGGCGTACTCAAAGCCGGGGCAGCTTATATTCCGTTTGAACCCAGCAACACCAAAGCCCGCAACCAGCAGATTATCGCTGATGCCGCTCTGGAGTGGGTGATTGTCAGTGACGCACTGGCCGCCCGCGTTCCGGATGCCGGGGTTGACCTGTTGTTACTGGAGCAGGATGTCACTGATGCGAACTGGCTCAGTGGCTATGACAGCGATTTTGGCACGGAAACGGTTGCCCATGACAGTCCCGCTTATGTGATTTACACCTCAGGCTCTACGGGTACTCCCAAAGGCGTGGAGATAAGCCACCGGGCCCTGATGGATTATTTGAACTTTGCCCTCAAAGGCTACTATGCCGACCACCTTAACGGTTCACTGCTGGTGACATCACATGGTTTTGATATTGGTGTTCCGAGTTTGTACTTACCGCTATTGAGTGGTGGCAGTGTGCAACTGCTGGATAATCAGGAGTTGTTACCGGCCCTGAGTAAAGCCCTGAATAAAGCGGATGAGCCACGACTGGTGCGGATGACGCCGCATCATGTGGAAGGGATACTGGCCTTGCAGGAGGCGCCGCTTGCAGGTGTGCAGCACGTGTTTGTGATTGGCGGTGAGCGCTTTGAGCGCGATGTGGCACTGGCCTTACAAACCCAGTTCCCGGACAGTCAGGTATTTAACCACTATGGTCCGTCTGAGGCCACGGTGGGCTGTGTGATGTATGACATCAGTGCCAATCAGGCTGACTTACCGGCGGAGCTGCCCATTGGTCGGGCCATGGACAACACCTATGCCTATGTACTGGATGCGCAGCTTAATGCCCTGCCACAGGGCGCCCGGGGGGAGCTGTTTGTCGGCGGGCCGTGTCTGGCCACAGGTTATGTGAATAACCCGACGCTGAGCGCTGAGCGCTTTATTGAAAACCCATTTTATGACCCCAGTGATGCGACCAGCCCGGCGCGTTTGTATCGCACCGGCGATCAGGTGCGCTATCAAAACAGTGGCGAGCTGATGTTTTTAGGGCGCATAGACGAGCAGGTTAAGATCCGGGGTTTCCGGGTGGAGCTGGGTGATATCAGCAGCCAGCTGCAGCAAATTACGGGCGTTGAATCTGCAGAGGTGTTGTGTAAAGCCCTGGCTACCGGCCCGGAGCTGGTCGCCTATATCAAGGCACAAGACTCGGCGCAGCTGGGTGCTCTGCTGAGTGACTGCGAGCGTCTGCTGGGTGAGCAGTTACCTGCTTATATGGTACCGGCCCACTTTGTCGGGCTGCAAAACTGGCCGCTGACGGCGAACGGTAAACTGGACAAAAAAGCACTGCCAGACCCGCAGGAAAAAGCCGCGGCCCAACACGTTGCGCCACGCACAGCAACAGAGCAGCAGCTGGTTGAGCTGTGGTCTTCATTATTAAAGTTAACGCCGGAGCAGATAAGCGTAGACAGCAGCTTCTTTAAGCTGGGCGGACATTCTTTGTTGTCGGTGCGTTTAGTGGCGGCAATCAAACAGGCCTTCGGGGTTGAATTCAGTATCAGCGAGTTGTTCGAACATGCGAGCATCGCCAGCCAGGCACAACAGGTCGAGCATAAACAGGCACAGGGAGGCAGCACAGCACAGCGCATAGAAGTGCAGGCCCGTCCGCAAGATGGTCGCATGGCCGCATCCTTTGCGCAGCAACGACTGTGGTTCATCGACCGCTTACAGGGTGGCTCGGCGCAATACAATATGCCAGCCGCATTTGAAGTGAGTGGTGAACTGGACCTGGACGCTGTTGAAGCAGCACTGAACACCATAGTTGCACGCCACGAAGTACTGCGCAGTTCATATTCAGAGGTGCAGGGAGAGATCTATCAACAGGCACAGGCTCCTTACGATTGTCAGGTTGAGCGTTTCGATCTCAGTACCCTGGAGGCGTCGGCGCAGGCTGAAGCTTTAGAGCAAAACCTCATTACCTTTAGTCAACACGCTTTTGTGCTGCAAGAGGCACAAATGTTATCGGCGCGCTATCTGATCTTGTCGGATCAAAGCGGTGTGCTGGCGTTGAATATGCCGCATATCGTATCAGACGGCTGGTCAATGCAATTACTGGTCAAAGAGTTTACGGCCCTGTATACCGCGCATCTGTCTGGTCAGCATGCCCAACTGGCACCCCTGCCCATTCAGTATGCTGATTATGCCCACTGGCAGCGCAACTGGTTGGCAGGAGATGCAGGGGTAAGTCAGCTGGACTACTGGAAAAAGCAATTAGATGGTGTGCCAACTGTACATGGTTTACCGATACAGGGACGCCGTGGGGAGATGAAAAACCACACTGGAGAGTCACTGGAGATGACCTTGTCTCAGTCAGTCAGTCGCCGTCTGACCGAGCTGGCCAGCACCCTTGAGATCACTCCGTTTATGTTGTTACATGGCGCGCTGGCGATTGTGCTTTCACGTCACAGCAACAGCCATGATATTGTGATTGGTACCCCGGTGGCCAACCGTCAGCATGCTGATTTGACGTCGCTGATAGGGTTTTTTGTTAACTCACTGGTATTGAGACTGAACACCAGTGACAAAACCCTCGCGGCTTTCTTTGAACACGTTAAACAGACCCATATTGCTGCGCAGGAAAATCAGGATATTCCATTTGAGCAGCTGGTTGAGCACCTGGACATAGAAACCAACACCAGCCAAAGCCCGCTGTTTCAGATTATGCTGCTGACGGACAACGATTATGGTCTGGATGCACCCAAAGCTCAGTCTACGCGACTGGGCGATGCGCAACTTAAGCCGATAGAAGATCCACAGGTCACAGTGAAGTTTGATCTGGACATTTTTATGTCAGTCAACGAGCACGGCGGCAAACTGAAAATCAACTTCGATAACCACTTATTCAGTGCGCAATACATTGACAGCTTAATGAGTCACTTGGCGAATACACTGACTAATCTGGCACAGGCTGATATCACTCAGCAATCGGTGGCACGTCTGCCGATGCTGAGTGAGCAACAGAGCCAGGAGCTGATCTTTGGCCGTAACCAGACACAGCGTAGTTATGATGATGAGGCCTGCATTAACAGCATTTTTGAGCGTCATGTTGCGGCACAGCCTGACGCGCCGGCGCTGCAATTTGGTGAGTCGGTGCTGAGCTATCAGGCACTGAACGAGCGTGCAGAGCAGCTTGCCAGCTATCTGGTTGCGCAGCACCAAATCGTGCCAGATACGATAGTCGGCCTGTGTATGGAGCGCTCGGCAGACATGATCATTGCAATGCTGGCTATCCTTAAAGCGGGCGGGGCTTACTTACCGCTAGATCCGGATTATCCGATAGAGCGCCTGGAGTACATGGTCGATGATGCCAAAGTCGCTCAGATCTTAAGTTATGGTCGGGGTGTTGAAGTGACTGACGCACTGTGTCAGGACAGAGACATCGCTAACCTCAATGTCAGCAATCTGTCAGAGGCTGCAGCGTCAGACGAACAGCCGCTGGGAATACTTAAATCGAATCATTCACTGGCGTATGTGATTTATACCTCAGGCTCAACAGGGCGTCCAAAAGGCGTGGGGCTGAGCCACAAAGGTGCGGTGAACCTCGCTGCCAACCAGCAGGTGCTGTTTGATATCACGCCTGCCAGTCGGGTATTGCAATTTGCATCAATCAGCTTTGATGCCGCGACCTGGGATTGGGTCATGGCTCTACTCAACGGCGCTACCCTAGTGATCTGTGATGAGCAGGCTCGTACCGAAGGGGGTAAGTTAGGTGAGGTGCTGAAACAACAAGCTATTACGCACGCAACCTTGCCACCGGCCTTGTTGAGCACCATGGCGTTACAAACAGACTTAGCCTTGCAGTGCCTGATTGTGGCGGGTGAAGCTTGTGAAGAGCAGGTTGTAGAGCGCTGGAGACGCCATTATCGCTTCTTTAATGCCTATGGTCCGTCGGAGACCTCTGTGTGCGCTACGGTGGGTGAAATTACGGATAACAGCATTCATATCGGGCGTCCTTTGTATAATGTGCAAACCCTGATTTTGGATGAGCATCAAAGCCTGGTGCCATTTGGCTGTGCCGGTGAACTGTATGTCGGTGGTGACGGCCTGGCACGTGGTTATCTGAATCAGCCACAGCTGACGGCTGAGCGTTTCATTGACAATCCTTTTTATGATGCCAGTGTGCCCGGCAGCTCTGAGCGTTTATACCGAACCGGTGACCTGGTGCGTTATCAGGCTGATGGTAACCTGGCCTTTATTGGCCGTACTGATGATCAGATCAAGATCCGCGGCTTCCGTGTTGAGCTGGGTGAAGTTGCCCAGCAGCTGAGTCAGCAAACGGGTGTTGAATCTGCCCTAGTGGTTGCTAAAACAGGCGCCATCGGCACCTATCTGGTTGCTTATTTGCAGCCAGCTCAGGCCGTTAGCGAGCTATCTGACAATGAATTTACTCAAGGTGCATTGGCCGAATTGGCCAGTCAGGTGCCCGACTATATGGTGCCCAAGTTGGGTGTGGTGGTCGCTGAGTGGCCTTTGACAGCCAACGGCAAAATTAATAAAAAGGCCCTGCCTGAGGCAGATACAATGGCATTGCAGGGTGAATATGTGGCACCTGCCTGTGAGACTGAACGCGCCATTTGTCAGATCTGGGCTGAGTTGCTCGACATGGCACCGGAAACCATCAGTACCACGGCGAACTTCTTCCACTTAGGAGGCCACTCGCTGTTATCTGTCAGACTGGCTGCGGGACTGCGTGAGCAGCTGGGTGTTGAGCTGCCAGTGAAAACCCTGTTCAATGCCGCTACCGTTGCGGAGCAGGCTGAAGAAATTATGGCTCGTCGCGGGCAAGCGGTGCGCGAAGGCGTTAAAGCCCTGCCCAGAATCACCATACAGGATGAGCAACTGGGCCAGTATAGTGCATTGCCACAGTCGTTTGCGCAGCAACGTCTATGGTTTATCGATCAGTTACACAGTGACTCGGTACAATATAATATGCCAGCAGCTTTTGAAGTTGAAGGGGAGCTGGAGTTGGCCGTGGTTGAAGCGGCGCTGCAAACCATCATTGCCCGACATGAAGTGCTCAGAACGGTGTATCGTGATGGTGAGCACGGTGCTGAGCAGCTGATCCTGGATGAGGCACAATTTAGTCTCAGTTATGAAGATATCCGTATGTACAACCCGGCACAGCAACAACAGGCGATTGCCGGGGCGATGGCACAGCTACTAAGTCAACCATTTGATTTGACCAAAGATGTGATGGTGCGTGCAGGGTATCTGCATACTTCACAGAGCAGTGGGGTGCTGCTGTTTAACATGCACCATATTGCCTCGGATGGCTGGTCAATGCAGGTGCTGGTGAAAGAGTTTGTGGCCTTGTATCAGGCCTACAGTCAGGGTCATGGTAATCCGCTGGCACCGCTGACCATTCAGTACGCCGATTATGCACAATGGCAGCGGGCATACTTAAGTGAGGCAGTGCTGGAGCAGCAACTGGGATATTGGCAGCAACAGCTGGCTGATGTACCACCGGTGCACAGTCTGCCTCTGGATCACCCACGTCCGGAAGTGAAGCAACATCAGGGGGCGCAGGTAACAGGCTCGCTTAGTAAAGAGATTGCACAAGGGCTCGCTGCACTGGCTAAGGCTGAAGGGTTGACGCCGTTTATGCTGCTGCATGGGGCACTGTCATTGTTATTATCCAGACACAGTAATGCACAGAATATTGTGATAGGTACCCCGGTTGCCAACCGTACTCAGGCCGAGCTGGAGCCTCTAATTGGTTTCTTTGTTAATACCTTAGTGCTAAATGTCAATACTGATCAGGCGACACTGGCTGAGTATCTGGCACATGTTAAGAGCGTGCACCTCGATGCCCAGTCAAATCAGGATGTGCCGTTTGAGCAATTGGTTGAGCAACTCAATGTACCACGCAGCACGGCACATACGCCGCTGTTCCAGGTCATGTTGCGCACCCAGACCGATTATGGTCTGAATACGGGGATGGATGAGTCGGTGTTGTCTCTGGGAGACGCGCAGTTGAGCCCACTGGCAGAGGACTCTGTGGTGGCCAAGTTTGATCTCGATGTGCATATGGCGTTGAGCGAGTCGGGTGTCGATATCTGCTGGACTTATGACACAGCCCTGTTCAGTGCGGCGCGTATCGAGACCCTTAACCGTCACTTGGGTGAGCTGTTGAGTGTACTGACGGCGTCTGAGCCGCAAGAGGTTCTGACCAGGGGGCCGGGCACCCTCAATATGCTGTCACAGGCAGAGCGCCAAGAGTTGCTGGTATCACTGAATCAAACAGAGCAAGACTATGATACACAGCTGTGCATCCATACTTTGTTTGAGCAACAGGCACAGCAGCAGCCGCAGGCGATGGCCCTGACAGGACCGCAGCGCACCTTGAGTTATGAGGCACTGAATACGCTGAGTAACCAATTCGCACATCATCTGATTGACGAGTACGGGATTGCACCGGGACAGCGTGTCGGTATTTGTGTAGAGCGCTCGGAGTATATTTTGGTCACTATGCTGGCAGTACTTAAAGCCGGAGCTGCCTATGTGCCCTTCGATCATCACAACACGCTGCATCGTAATCAACAGATCATAGACGATGCGCAGTTAGACGTGGTGTTTACCGACCCTGAGCGTATCGCAACCTTGCCGCAAAGCTGTGCACGCCTTGAGGTCGCGGCACTTGAAGCTTTGCTGAGCGGCCAGGGTAAGCGGGATAACCCACAACAGACTGTCAGTGCCGGTGATCTGGCCTATGTTATCTACACGTCGGGCACCACGGGCAAACCAAAAGGCGTTCAGCTGCGTCACTCTAATGTGTGTGACTATTTACAGTCGGTACAGCACAGATACTATACGCAGCCGCAGTCGTCATTACTGGTTACGTCTTATGCCTTCGATATCAGTGTACCTAGCTTATTCCTGCCGTTGATCAGCGGTACATCGGTCAATATCCTGGCCGGCGAAGCGCGCTTTGAAAGCATGAAACACGAATTACAGGAACAGTCCTATCTGCTGCGCATGACACCGCATCATGGTAAAGCCCTGGTGGCCTTTATGGGCGAAGAGGTGTGTCAGCTGACTCACACTTTCGTGATTGGTGGTGAAGCCTTCCCGCTGGAACTTTATGATCAACTGCAGGCGAAATTTCCAAACAGTGTTATCTACAACCATTATGGTCCGACAGAAGCAACCGTCGGGGCAATTGCATTGAATGTCACGGCTCAGCGTGACCAAATCGGTGCCACTATGCCCATAGGTAGACCGCTTCCAAATACCAAAGTGTATATACTAAACAAAGAGTTAGGGCTTGTTCCTAAAGGTGCGATGGGCGAGCTGTATATTGCCGGACCAAGTGTTTCTAAAGGATACCTAAATCGAGATGAACTAACTCAAAAGAGCTTTGTTGTCAATCCATTTGAAGACGAAAATTCGCAATATAACCTGATGTATAAGACAGGTGACTTGGCTCGGTATATCGGCGAAGATTATCTCGAATATTGCGGACGCGTTGACGAGCAAATCAAGATCCGAGGCTTCAGAATTGAAGTGGGTGATATTGAGAGTCAGTTGTTGCAATTGCCTGAAGTCGATTCTGCTGTAGTGCAGGCGAAAGAGTTGGCCGGGCAGCTGCAGTTGGTGGCTTATGTCAAATTTGATCTCATGCATGAGATCAAATTTGCCTCGAGTGAGTCGCAGCTTCAGGATAATGAACGCAAGCTGGCAGCAATCAAGCGCAGCCTGGCGGGTCAATTGCCTGAGTATATGCTGCCCAGTCAGTATCTGGTGATGACTGACTGGCCATTGTCGGCAAACGGTAAGCTGGATAAGAAAGCGCTGCCGGAGCCATCGCTAACTGAACTCTCCTCAGTGGCGGTGCAGCCGGTCAGTGAGACAGAAGTGCGTTTAGTGCAGATTTGGTCTGAGGTTTTGCAAACCTCGGAGGAGCACATCAGCGTGGTTGAGAGCTTCTTCTCACTGGGAGGCAACTCCTTGTCCCTGATGTTGTTGCTGAATAAATTGCGCAGCGAATTTGGTGCAGCATTGCAACTGCGTGAGTTGTACCAAAGTTCAGACATTCAGAGCATGGCCAAGCGCATTGAGCACCTGCTGTGGATGGAACAAGACGATGATGATGAGTATGAGGGGGAGCTACTCGTACTTTAA
- a CDS encoding TauD/TfdA family dioxygenase: MALTITMPEVAKLNDQAHSPVVIQLHQDSAPYEQVVALQDTIEQHLADAGAVLLRGGNFGSPAQVEQLAACFMTQVLTNNTEHRPASTNGNVQRPVEYSESEFLLWHNENTFNQRFPGRAIFACEQPALSGGQTPIADARSVLSQLPADLVQEFIDKQVMYVRNYQADDFVGLGWKTIFQTENKAEVEAKCRDQALEFEWRGEQLTTRAIRPAVVIHPATQAPCWVTQAQHWHFSCLNEDLKENLAIMFDDEADYPRNCYFGNGDRISDQTMAQILQVYQANHQQFDWQQGDVMLVDNILKAHARNPYQGARKILVCFGDPISFSQL; encoded by the coding sequence ATGGCTTTGACTATCACTATGCCCGAGGTCGCAAAATTAAACGACCAGGCACACAGTCCGGTAGTGATACAGTTACATCAGGATAGTGCACCGTATGAGCAAGTCGTTGCTTTGCAAGACACGATTGAGCAACACCTGGCGGATGCCGGGGCGGTACTGCTGCGTGGTGGTAACTTTGGCTCACCCGCTCAGGTCGAACAACTGGCTGCCTGTTTTATGACACAGGTGCTGACCAATAATACCGAGCATCGTCCGGCAAGCACCAATGGTAATGTGCAACGACCGGTTGAATACTCAGAGTCTGAATTCCTTCTTTGGCACAATGAAAATACCTTTAATCAACGCTTTCCCGGCCGTGCGATTTTTGCCTGCGAACAACCCGCGCTGAGCGGTGGGCAAACACCGATAGCCGATGCCCGCTCTGTGCTGTCCCAGTTACCCGCCGATCTAGTTCAGGAGTTTATCGACAAACAGGTTATGTATGTCCGTAACTACCAGGCCGACGACTTTGTTGGGCTGGGCTGGAAAACCATTTTTCAAACGGAGAATAAGGCTGAGGTAGAGGCGAAATGTCGAGATCAGGCACTGGAGTTTGAGTGGCGCGGCGAGCAATTAACCACGCGCGCGATCCGACCGGCCGTGGTTATTCACCCTGCCACTCAGGCACCTTGTTGGGTGACCCAGGCACAGCACTGGCATTTCAGTTGCTTGAATGAGGATCTCAAGGAAAACCTGGCCATTATGTTTGACGATGAGGCCGATTATCCGCGCAACTGCTATTTTGGCAATGGCGACAGAATTTCCGATCAGACCATGGCCCAGATACTTCAGGTCTATCAGGCCAATCATCAGCAGTTCGACTGGCAGCAAGGTGATGTCATGTTGGTCGACAATATATTAAAAGCCCATGCCCGAAACCCGTATCAGGGTGCCAGAAAAATTTTGGTGTGTTTTGGCGATCCCATCAGTTTCTCTCAACTGTAA